The following nucleotide sequence is from Sander vitreus isolate 19-12246 chromosome 3, sanVit1, whole genome shotgun sequence.
ACATCAGAACAGGTTAAATCCATGTGAATGTTCATCTTAAACAACCGCATCTTAAGGCAAATGCCTTTTACTTGAATACTTTCATAAGTAAAAAGGCTTCCATATTAATATTGCATTTAGGTAACTACTGTAAAAAGTAGCATAACAGACTGAAAGAATGTAATCAAACTAAGAAGTAAGAGCTACCGTGACAATTTTTCTACATGTGAATTAAAGTGCATTGACTTTCAGGCATTTTGCACTCTAAAGCCTATTGGTCTCATCCCATTTGATGGCTCCCTCTGCTGTAAGAGAAAGTCACAGACCTTCCCTTAGTTCAGAGGACAGCCATGAATAAAAAGAATTTGATAAGAAATAATGAGTCAGTATTTATTCTAAATTCTTCTTCATCCTGTTACCCTGTTTATTCCACATCTGGTATTAACGAAGAGCTGGTGAAGGTTTGTTTATGATATGAAGCTAGGGATTTTTTTGCAATCAAAACAATCAGAATCTGGGCggccggatagctcagttggtagagcgggcgcccatatatagaggtttactccgaactgtggccctttgctgcatgtcattcccccctctctctcccctttcatgtcttcagctttcctatcaataaaggcctaaaaatgcccaaaacaatcaGAATCTGCAGTGAGCTTTATGTGGTAGCCCTTAGTTGTGGTAGTGCAGCATACAGTTTTCCTCCTGGACATTCTGTGTCTCCCAGATCTCTGTGCCCAAACAGGGCAAACTTTGGGTTTAGAAAGCCCTGAGAAACTCCGGATTGCAGCAACTTCTTGACTGACGACATTGCCTCTGTGCTTGGTGTGTCATCTGAAAGCAAAATAAGTAGCATTATCGTTATATCTGACTTCTTAACACCATCCTGAAAGTGTATGGAAACTTCAGTTTTTCACCCCTCTTTTGTTAACCCTACCTAGACATGTGCTGTCCTCTAATTGCACAATGCACAAAGTTAATAGGTGGGCTTACTTTTGAAATTTCCCATGAAGGCAATCCCCAGTGAGTCATGATTGTTGCCTTTGGCATGTGCCCCAACCACACCCCAGCCACGGCCCTCATACACGGCACCGTCTCCTCCGACAagaaaactgaaacacacagaaagtATGGTTGAGGATCTTATAGCattaaaaacaagcagaaaCTCATTAGAAAAATGACATATTAattacattgtaatttcccttgcaggattaataaagtataaattattattattaattaaatgtCCTCCAAAATGTCCACATTGTATATACAACACTATATAAACATCACTCATAAATGACATTCGCCTAGACAGTTTGAGCAGTGAAGGCAACAGAGCTACTCACTTATATCCGATGTCATCGAAGCCTCTGTCTTTCATATGCCCTCTCTGAATGCTGACAAGGTGGTCCATACACTCTTTCTGGCCTTTGCATCTTGCGAGGGCAGTGTGGTGTATGACAACTCTCTGGGCAGAGCCTTTCAGAGTCTCCCTTTTTTTAGGGGCAGCTGCTCCCCAGTGCTGCCTTGAAACAATGATCACTGAAAAGCGGTTTGAACGATCAAAAGCATATTCAAAACAAAGAAGTTGGCTTATGCCatatgtgaaaatgtaattgGCAGTGGTAATTACAAAGATTTCCAAATGTAATATCTGTAGTGTAAAGCGGTTTGTTGCCATACCTTTTTGTGCCATACCTCCTTACACAGTTGCCTTTGACTGCAGCATGCAGCTGCCTTATCAAGGAGCCTGTTTCTGGAGGTGTGGTCACGGGAAGTACACCTTCCTTGTTTCTATATTGTTACACGTGGATGCATATGTGCACACAAATTATATTCCAACTGGTTATGTTGGTTGAGTAATAGTCTATCACTAGAAGATGAAGTCTACAGTTGCCCAAGTTTTTTTGTTGGAATAtacgcatttgaaaaagaagGAAGTAGAACTGGCACGGTCAACATTCCAGACAGTGACGAAAAAAACTGTGGCAGTTTCTTTACCACAGATGTGGCGTGACAGCTTCAAAATTATGTTTAGAGTCATGTgagttttaagaaaaaaaatcagcagtATCTGTTTTGCAATATCATATAAGGCGTGTGCTTTTGCAGTGGGAGGAAACAAGAAGTGATATAACACGGATATGATTATGAAAACTGAAACAGAAGAGGCCTAATGATGCTAATGTAAACAATTATAATaatgtaagtaaaagtatttgcTACAAGTTTTCATTAAATACTCTGAGACATTTGAAACAACTGATTCTTTTAATCTaacaaaacccattaaaaaatgtcaactgctataaaaaacaacaacaacctattAATACAATATATTCACAAGATGGTGTCTGACAAACTGCAAGTCATCAAACAAAGATAATTTCAGGGTCTACAAACATCAGCAGTGCTGCAGTTTGACAACAAACTGCCCAGTCAGCgtaaaaaacaactatttgaGCCGCATCATTTTGTGAACAGcaatactgtagatgaacatgTTAGACCTCTTCATTATCACCAGCTTCACTCTGTCCATCTGTGTCCGCAGTGAGGGGCTGTGCAGACGTAGTACAGTCTCATAGCATCCTGTCAGGAGAAACAGAACATCATCTCAAAATATTAGCTCTTCTATTCAATTcttaaaatccaaacaaaaaaatatgtggATAACAGGACAAGGCGTTTTCCTCACTGACCACAAAAAAAACTAGTAAACATATTCCTGGACAAACATTAAAGACAACAGGTCACGCATTATGTGTTTTATTAACAATGATCAATACCTCAGCCTTCATACTGTGAGACTGGAAGAACACTGCCTCCTTGTGACCGCATCTGGGAAGAGACATGGTCAGGCACAATGTTAGTCGCTCAGTGTTACGTCTCATTTCACAATCAATCAAAGTCCAAAAGGATGGTAGTGTGCCTCAAGGACACATATGCTGGTGCACTTGCAGGAAAACCAAAACTGGAAAATCTCACAATGTTCCAGCCCACCTTGCCCATATAAATCTTTGGACAGCCAGAAACTAGTTGTCTACTACCTGCCCAGTTCAAGATGGAAAAGTGGTGAAGTAAATGTGCAGCTGGTGAAGAGAGTCAATCATCCAGCAAGGTAAAGATACAGTATTATTCTCAGAAAAAGGCAGATTAAAAAGGGCTAAATTCCCAGTAGCTATTTGGCCTAAATTTGTCAGGTGGTGAGAATGAGGACTTCAATGAGACACCAAGTTGGCTCTGTTTCTGATATGAGGGTAACTTGATTTGTCAGTACATCAGACATAAAGAATGATAGAAAAGCTTGTCGCAGTGAATTAGGTATCAATTTAAAGTCACTCAATGCAGATTGTAAGTCTGCCAAAGATGTTTTTCTCTGCTGAAATTCAACTATACTGAATGTTGCACCAAACTAACAACACAATAATTATTACCcttaaaaacacagataaacaatTAGGAAACTCCAGAGAGAACGAGTGAGGTTGACTTATTATGGTAAAACTTACTTGGGACAGGGGTGGTCCTCTGTCCTCGGGAGTGTTGGATCCTGAGATACATCAGCGATGATTTGTGTCAACTcactggaaaaaaacaacaaaacagaagcAAGTTACTAGATGACTTTCCAACAATTAGCCCTCAGTGACTGACATTACACATGTAAAATGTGCAATGTAATGTTGTGTATTGTGGGCATTACAGAGGTGCCCTGTTACAAATGTTTAGCACAATTAAAATCAATGTGATTCTCTTTTACTGACTTTCGTATTATCCCATTAAATGCTGTACCTGAAAGTGTCTGGATAATGCATTTAACTTGATTTGTCAGTGACCAGAAAACAACCAGAATGAAAAGTGTTTAGCCTGTttctgaaagacagacagggcCCTGACTCCTGTGTACACTTAACACTACAGCTGGAGGTCAGCGACAAGATTTTCAGGGGGTGTCAAGTCTTTAAAGCAGGGATGAAACTGCATTGAGAACAGCAGTGTGACATATTGGTAAATTTCAAGCAAATCAAGACGTTGGTACTTTATGTGGCACTATGGTTTCTAGCAGGCCCTGATCGACAGCAGGAGTCAACAACGTCTCCCGCTGGGAAGTTCCGTCTCCTGGGTCTGGACACCGATATCGCCAGCACCTCACGCGGGAAGGGGCTCCGCTCAACAACAGGAGCTCCTGGATGTAGCAGTAACATTGCCACGATCACAACTACAGTCCTCATAGTGGAGCGTTCAGACGcataactatcggtaagcagggtaagcggagcttacgggcccggaccaatcaggggcccgcgtgactggaagatattgattgacagccggggccccctatcgcatttggccactgaccaagcgagaGTGATAACGGGTCAAATTCACTTCCTcgtttcagagaccgttctcttcacgtgtgtgactcgaacatctcacatttaccaacaaaacgtacaacgaaagaccgtgcagaacatttcagaccgtcctgccaacctgtaaacattttaacatcaatgtacgcggtaacgttttttcactctaaagtcactgaaagctgctgctgtttacatcctgtctgatctctgcagcgggcggggctgctgagttcctcccgcgcgacacacacacacacacacacacacacacacacacacacacacacacacacacacacacacacgagatgtacaggatgacctaaattgaggacagctacactctttttttatttttatttgattcattcaataaattattactttttgtcttaaatccaccagccattttcatattatatcaacatttgcagcatcctgagcctttttggtaaagttCCTAGgtaatctcagcccagagtaattaattaatagtaataattattattctccacaacaacaagtttcctttttttttttaaagaactatacaaaaaacttttgtaactttgcaactttcactgtcttctgcaacttcattgcaacaaacatataagacatcgcaacttttattgcaaaatcaggcattttgggccgcgtcaatctaaaaaaaaggccacgaaatcctggagggactgcccttgtgtgttttttcatgtgttatggtgtgcattcaccagtgttttttgttgttgtggtgcgcgtaggctactcctgattttgtcagtcatctcatctcttatatgctgtgtctctatgatcctatcctgtcctattgatggtagcccactcgtggacattgcgccgtcattacgtgctgtagtaggggggcccgcctgataatcctgcttaggggcccggtgttggcttgTTACGCCACTGGGAGCGTTGTTGTGAAAGAAGGTCGCAAAAAGTCGGGGTCCCTTAAAGAGGAATGTGGGAATAATTGGAACCAGTACTGGTGAATGTGTTTGCCACTAGGTTTTCTCCAACTCTGGATGCAGACACGCTACGTGGCTATTTATCTAAGAAGTTGGAGAATGGAACAGTGACATGTCGAAAGATCGAGTCGGCCCGCAGCAGGTATGGCTCATTTCACATCACCGCTGAATGTAACAATGTTGCTGATATGTACGATCCAAAACTCTGGCCCGACAGGACTTATGTTCGCTGCTACTATAAGGCCCGTGGCTCCAAGGTCTTTGGTAATGGGGGagtgcattattattattattattataataatgtaCATGGGCTACGTGTTGGCCACAGTGAAACGGATACATCACGCCGTGTTGTTGTGGACAAATTGATGTAGAGATGTGACATTTTGTGTGTCCAGGAGACGTTCCTGGCTAAACAAGACCTGGAAGGACTAAATTCTATACAAAGGGACTTTCATGGGGCGGGTGAATCAACAACTGATCTAAGTGCTAAAGTTGTCTGGGGGAGAATTCCAGGGGGGGTTAGCCACGATGTGGAATAAAAAATATGACCAGTTGGTTAATGTTATAAGATTGGGAGTTGACTGGGGTATTGGGCTTGAGCTGTGTTGTAATGATAAGATAATAATTTTGAATGTCCATACGCCATATGAGTGCCTACAAAATGAGGATGAGTACCTCAGTAGATTGACATTTATCATGTCTTTTATTCAGGACAATTCTTCTACCTGCATCTACGTCGTTGGTGACATGAATGCTGATGTAACTGATGCCAACTCTTTATTTGGTAATCATTTAATGCACTTTTGTTCAGACAGTGGATTGATTTGATCTAGTAAGGTACTATTGCCAAATGATAGTTATACTTATATCAGCGAGGCCTGGCACTCTACTTCCTGACTAGACCACCGTGTTTGTACAGTGGATGCCCATGACTCCATCGATATGATAAAGATTGATTATGATCTCGCTACTACGGACCATATACCCTTTCTCATGGTGTTGAACACACGCAATTTACCGGTGTTGTTGCCTGTGAATAATGGCATTGATGTAGGGAAAATAAATTGGTCAAAATTGTCTAAGAAAGACCTTAATAAATATGTCAATCATTCTGATGCTTTGCTGGGTAatattaaagtgatggttcggagtaatttcaccctaggctgctttgcaccttgacctcgagccaaaccccccataagcttttttccctcgttataacgttggtcgagttagcgttatcagctggttagcttagtgcaggcactaatggatccacgtttgtatctcgtaaattaccccactaataatgactggaatgataccaaacttctacagtagtacaaatagtttctgtacttataaaacgaggcattataAAGTTTGTAACttcaccagaagtatatttaaataacacttgcctgacgGAAACTCCTCTCGGCTGCTATCGTGCGAGATCACGcacagagcacaacatctaTTGCTTTTAAACTGCAGCCGGGATATATACAACTGTGTGGCATCTTGTCCTATCGCCTCACACTGCAGTAGCTGCTTCTGCTGTTCACTCGCTTCTTGATTCTTCTTTACCAGTAGTCTCTTCCGGCAATAGATGCTGGTTTTTTAATTAGAATCTTGGTTTATTGGTACTCGCATCAAACAATGAGAGTGAGATGGGGGAATCTATTCCCTTCCAAGTGACCAATGGTGTTCGCCAGAACGGAATTCTGtctccttttgtttttaatatgcaTATGAATGAT
It contains:
- the pglyrp5 gene encoding peptidoglycan recognition protein 5, with the translated sequence MAQKVIIVSRQHWGAAAPKKRETLKGSAQRVVIHHTALARCKGQKECMDHLVSIQRGHMKDRGFDDIGYNFLVGGDGAVYEGRGWGVVGAHAKGNNHDSLGIAFMGNFKNDTPSTEAMSSVKKLLQSGVSQGFLNPKFALFGHRDLGDTECPGGKLYAALPQLRATT
- the polr2i gene encoding DNA-directed RNA polymerase II subunit RPB9, whose translation is MDLETGTYEPGFVGIRFCQECNNMLYPKEDKENRILLYACRNCDYQQEADNSCIYVNKITHEVDELTQIIADVSQDPTLPRTEDHPCPKCGHKEAVFFQSHSMKAEDAMRLYYVCTAPHCGHRWTE